Proteins encoded in a region of the Acidobacteriota bacterium genome:
- a CDS encoding thiamine pyrophosphate-requiring protein, producing METQLIEVSTGAKLYVAKAGTGPELILFLHAVGGDHSSWMPQIEAFQDRYTCISFDQRGHSRSEIPEMLLEHINVMTFAEDAAAVIAHFGFRRAHLVGLSMGGVVALKVFRRFPHLVQSLTLANTWAFHPEAEGRIVFMQHQLEEMSLSKSSEMLIPGLFAPKTAPEIIERAIRVEAAKDPDVFLASWQSMFGVDFRDLLPSINVPVLLLGGTEDKVTPTDPLLTEIFATVPTSQLVNIDGAGHFSNLDHPAEFNRALGVHLGRSRSRSGAKTQFQANPNIKLEADTVAQGLMAMLSQRGVECFFSNSGTDFTPIIDALARYQNNAEFKLKTIAIPHENTAIAMAHGHYLLSGRPQVVMAHVNVGTANMGLGIINAARSRIPMLVLAGKTPWYESEVDGCRTNFVQWGQDTFDQGAYFREFTKWDYELKGAFNLETIVDRALAIAASEPAGPVYLTLPKEALCQKLETPFQIHQTPRQQPAGTQEPTADALSVAVNLIQNAKSPLIVTADAGRFRGAVEALIQFSETCAIPVIEHGKRNFFNFPTEHPLHLGFSPSPYVEQADLVIALECPVPWIPALSQVKQPPTLIQIGVDPLFQAIPMRSFPADVALAGDPAATLQKLTRLLNQCENLEHRAQRRETIAVEHNRMVSACRTAAAGDSSKSVITKRFLSWCIGQVVDDETVIFNEYNLDPQLVSRRLTDSWFENSVASGLGWSLGAALGAQLARPELTMVVTLGDGSYLFNTPLSAHYVAAAYNLPIIIVVFNDSAWTTIKKSYLGTTPEPWGVKNNTFPLCNFDVQIHFEKLAESCGGVGLTVSEPGDVIEALKQAFHISRQERRHVLVNVLCERD from the coding sequence GTGGAAACTCAACTGATTGAAGTCTCAACCGGCGCTAAATTGTATGTTGCCAAAGCTGGCACGGGGCCGGAACTGATTTTGTTTCTCCATGCTGTGGGCGGAGACCATTCGTCCTGGATGCCCCAGATCGAGGCATTTCAAGATCGCTATACCTGCATTTCCTTCGATCAACGTGGCCACAGCCGGTCTGAGATTCCGGAGATGCTCCTGGAGCATATCAATGTGATGACCTTTGCCGAAGACGCCGCCGCTGTAATTGCCCATTTCGGCTTTCGTCGGGCGCATCTGGTTGGGCTTTCGATGGGTGGCGTGGTGGCACTAAAGGTTTTTCGCCGGTTTCCACACCTGGTTCAATCCCTGACACTGGCCAATACCTGGGCGTTTCATCCTGAAGCCGAAGGCCGAATTGTCTTTATGCAGCATCAGTTGGAAGAAATGAGCCTTTCGAAAAGCTCGGAAATGCTTATTCCGGGATTGTTTGCACCAAAAACGGCTCCGGAAATTATTGAACGGGCCATTCGAGTTGAAGCCGCCAAAGATCCAGATGTTTTTCTGGCCTCGTGGCAATCCATGTTCGGCGTTGATTTTCGCGATTTACTGCCATCCATCAACGTTCCGGTCTTGCTTCTTGGCGGCACCGAAGACAAAGTCACCCCAACTGACCCGCTCCTGACTGAAATCTTTGCAACTGTTCCAACTTCGCAACTGGTAAACATTGACGGCGCCGGGCATTTCTCAAACCTTGACCATCCAGCGGAATTTAATCGGGCCCTGGGCGTCCATTTGGGGCGTTCCCGAAGTCGAAGCGGCGCCAAAACCCAATTTCAAGCCAATCCAAATATCAAACTTGAGGCTGACACCGTGGCTCAAGGGTTGATGGCCATGCTTTCGCAGCGTGGTGTGGAGTGTTTCTTTTCAAATTCCGGGACGGATTTCACCCCGATTATTGATGCCCTGGCGCGGTACCAGAACAATGCTGAATTCAAGCTCAAGACGATTGCGATTCCCCACGAAAACACCGCTATTGCCATGGCGCACGGTCATTACCTGCTGTCTGGTCGTCCACAGGTCGTGATGGCTCACGTCAATGTTGGAACGGCAAATATGGGACTGGGAATCATCAACGCGGCCCGGTCACGGATTCCAATGCTGGTCCTGGCCGGGAAAACGCCCTGGTATGAATCAGAGGTTGATGGATGCCGTACCAATTTTGTGCAGTGGGGACAGGATACCTTTGACCAGGGCGCCTATTTTCGTGAATTCACCAAATGGGATTATGAGTTAAAGGGCGCCTTCAACCTGGAAACAATTGTTGATCGGGCCCTGGCAATTGCCGCCAGTGAACCTGCCGGTCCGGTCTATCTCACACTTCCCAAAGAAGCTCTGTGCCAGAAGCTCGAAACGCCGTTTCAGATTCATCAAACCCCGCGTCAGCAACCAGCCGGAACTCAGGAACCAACCGCCGATGCGCTTTCTGTGGCAGTTAACCTGATTCAGAACGCCAAATCTCCTTTGATTGTGACGGCTGATGCTGGACGGTTTCGCGGTGCGGTTGAAGCCTTAATTCAGTTTTCAGAAACGTGCGCCATTCCGGTGATTGAGCACGGCAAACGCAATTTCTTTAATTTTCCAACTGAGCATCCGTTGCACCTTGGCTTTTCACCCTCACCGTATGTTGAGCAGGCCGACCTGGTCATTGCGCTCGAATGCCCTGTCCCCTGGATTCCGGCCCTGTCCCAGGTCAAACAGCCGCCAACTTTAATCCAAATTGGGGTGGATCCGCTCTTTCAAGCCATTCCCATGCGCAGTTTCCCAGCCGATGTGGCTCTGGCCGGAGATCCAGCCGCAACCTTGCAGAAACTGACCCGGTTGCTCAACCAGTGTGAGAATTTGGAACATCGCGCCCAACGTCGTGAAACCATTGCCGTGGAACACAACCGGATGGTGTCAGCCTGTCGGACGGCAGCGGCTGGCGATAGTTCGAAATCGGTGATTACCAAGCGGTTTCTGTCGTGGTGTATTGGGCAGGTGGTGGATGATGAGACGGTCATCTTTAACGAGTACAACCTGGATCCACAGCTTGTTTCACGCCGGTTGACCGATAGCTGGTTTGAAAATTCAGTGGCCAGCGGTCTGGGCTGGTCGCTTGGGGCCGCACTCGGGGCTCAACTGGCCAGACCTGAACTCACGATGGTCGTCACCCTGGGCGATGGGAGCTATTTATTCAACACTCCGCTTTCGGCACACTATGTGGCCGCAGCTTACAATCTGCCGATTATCATTGTGGTGTTTAATGACAGTGCCTGGACCACGATCAAGAAATCCTATTTAGGCACCACACCTGAGCCCTGGGGTGTCAAAAATAACACTTTCCCGCTGTGCAATTTTGACGTGCAAATCCATTTTGAAAAACTGGCTGAGTCGTGTGGCGGCGTTGGATTGACGGTTTCTGAACCCGGAGATGTGATCGAAGCCCTCAAGCAAGCATTTCATATTTCCCGGCAGGAGCGGCGGCACGTTCTGGTCAATGTGCTTTGCGAGCGGGATTGA